In a single window of the Papaver somniferum cultivar HN1 chromosome 8, ASM357369v1, whole genome shotgun sequence genome:
- the LOC113303784 gene encoding histone H2B.7: MAPKAEKKPAEKKPAEEKKAEKAPAEKKPRAEKKLPSKDASTADKKKKKSKKSVETYKIYIFKVLKQVHPDIGISSKAMGIMNSFINDIFEKLAAESSRLARYNKKPTITSREIQTAVRLVLPGELAKHAVSEGTKAVTKFTSS; encoded by the coding sequence atggcACCGAAAGCAGAGAAAAAACCAGCAGAGAAGAAACCCGCAGAAGAGAAGAAAGCAGAAAAAGCACCAGCAGAGAAGAAACCCAGAGCCGAGAAGAAGTTACCAAGCAAAGATGCTTCAACagcagataagaagaagaagaaatcaaagaaatcagTTGAGACTTACAAGATCTACATCTTCAAAGTTCTGAAACAAGTTCATCCTGATATTGGTATTTCAAGCAAAGCTATGGGTATCATGAACAGTTTCATAAATGATATCTTTGAGAAACTTGCTGCTGAATCATCCAGATTAGCAAGGTACAACAAGAAGCCAACTATTACTTCTCGAGAGATCCAAACTGCTGTTCGTCTTGTTCTTCCTGGTGAATTGGCTAAACATGCTGTTTCTGAGGGTACCAAAGCTGTTACCAAATTTACTAGTTCTTAA